A genome region from Vibrio tapetis subsp. tapetis includes the following:
- a CDS encoding SelT/SelW/SelH family protein, with product MIKGVIEIHYCRQCNWMLRSTWLTQELLHTFSEEIESVSLHPDTGGRFEIFCNGVSVWERKKDEGFPEAKILKQRVRDLIFPEKDLGHIDR from the coding sequence ATGATAAAAGGCGTCATCGAAATCCATTACTGCCGCCAATGTAATTGGATGCTACGTTCAACATGGCTAACTCAAGAACTGCTGCATACCTTTAGCGAAGAAATAGAAAGCGTATCTTTGCACCCTGATACCGGTGGTAGGTTTGAAATATTTTGTAATGGCGTAAGTGTTTGGGAGCGAAAAAAAGATGAAGGCTTCCCTGAGGCTAAAATCTTAAAACAGCGAGTTCGTGATCTGATTTTCCCTGAAAAAGATTTGGGTCATATCGACCGATAA
- the yfcE gene encoding phosphodiesterase, with the protein MKLFFASDLHGCLPATEKVLEAYKKSNAEYLVLLGDVLNHGPRNPVPEGYNPPAVADALNQYANEIIAVRGNCDSEVDQMLLDFPMMMDYAWVLLERGQRLFLTHGHLYNREKRPKLKTGEVIAHGHTHIPVAQRDEEQVIFNPGSVTFPRNGFEPSFGLYENGKLSVVDFSYNTIVEHVLD; encoded by the coding sequence GTGAAACTGTTTTTTGCATCCGATTTACATGGTTGTTTACCAGCAACCGAGAAGGTCTTAGAAGCCTATAAAAAGTCTAATGCTGAGTATTTAGTGCTGTTAGGGGACGTTTTAAACCATGGGCCTCGTAACCCCGTGCCAGAAGGATATAACCCTCCAGCTGTTGCAGATGCCTTGAATCAATACGCTAATGAGATCATTGCGGTAAGAGGCAATTGCGATAGCGAAGTCGACCAGATGCTGCTCGACTTCCCGATGATGATGGACTATGCATGGGTGTTGTTAGAGCGTGGCCAGCGGTTGTTTTTAACTCACGGTCATCTTTACAATAGAGAGAAAAGACCGAAGCTTAAGACGGGAGAAGTTATTGCCCATGGGCATACCCATATACCGGTTGCACAACGCGATGAAGAGCAAGTGATATTTAACCCGGGCTCAGTTACCTTTCCTAGAAATGGCTTTGAACCGAGCTTTGGTTTGTATGAGAATGGTAAATTGTCTGTTGTCGATTTCTCGTACAATACGATAGTGGAGCACGTCCTAGATTAG
- a CDS encoding CBS domain-containing protein has translation MSMQAIIQVKDVMANTYIIVDGLITVQEAIHLAKEHQVKALLVDKRYDDDEYGIVLMNDIAKRVLAQNRSPERTNIYEIMTKPALSVKPSMNVKYCARLFERFGISRAPVVDDGKVIGMVSYNNIVINGMAKQY, from the coding sequence ATGAGTATGCAGGCGATCATTCAAGTGAAAGATGTCATGGCCAATACGTACATTATTGTGGATGGCTTAATCACGGTTCAAGAGGCCATTCATCTAGCGAAAGAGCATCAAGTAAAAGCACTGTTGGTAGACAAACGTTATGACGACGATGAATACGGTATTGTGTTAATGAACGATATCGCTAAAAGGGTTTTAGCACAAAACCGCTCCCCAGAGCGCACCAACATTTACGAAATAATGACCAAACCTGCGTTGTCGGTTAAACCAAGTATGAATGTAAAATATTGTGCTCGTCTATTTGAACGCTTTGGAATAAGCAGAGCTCCTGTTGTTGATGATGGGAAAGTGATCGGAATGGTCAGTTACAATAACATTGTGATCAACGGAATGGCGAAACAGTATTAG
- a CDS encoding P-II family nitrogen regulator: MRFKLILAFVEDSKTEVVLDAARSAGATGATVINHARGEGLRQKRTFLGLTLEVQKDVLLFVVEEHLARHILERISDVGEFDKASGQGIAVQIDVEDAVGVAHQVETLTSVVEDEL, from the coding sequence ATGCGGTTTAAATTAATTTTAGCGTTTGTGGAAGATAGCAAAACAGAAGTAGTGCTTGATGCTGCCCGTTCGGCAGGAGCCACCGGTGCGACAGTAATAAATCATGCCCGAGGTGAAGGGTTAAGGCAGAAAAGAACTTTTCTTGGCCTAACACTAGAAGTTCAAAAAGATGTGTTGTTGTTTGTAGTAGAAGAGCACCTTGCTCGGCATATTTTGGAACGGATAAGCGACGTCGGTGAATTTGATAAAGCGTCTGGGCAAGGTATTGCGGTACAAATCGATGTTGAAGATGCGGTGGGAGTCGCACATCAAGTAGAGACGTTAACCAGTGTAGTTGAGGACGAGTTATGA
- a CDS encoding DUF1538 domain-containing protein, translated as MISLTLFTDTLLGTVLDVIPIATIIFGFQFAVLRKPVANIGKVILGFVYVILGLSLFLMGLELALFPLGETMAMQLTEPEFLQEFKMSSQLTLSWLDYYWVYLFAFCIGFSTTVAEPSLIAVAIKANQVSGGAIKVNGLRFAVALGVAVGISLGSYRIVVGDPIQYYIITGYILVVIQTYFAPKMIVPLAYDSGGVTTSTVTVPLVTALGLGLASTVPGRNPVIDGFGLIAFASLFPIISVMGYAQITNWLNQRAANKENENAV; from the coding sequence ATGATTAGCCTAACGTTGTTCACTGATACCTTACTCGGTACTGTTCTTGACGTCATTCCGATAGCTACGATTATCTTTGGTTTTCAGTTTGCCGTATTGCGTAAACCTGTCGCCAATATCGGTAAAGTTATTCTCGGTTTTGTTTACGTTATTCTCGGTCTATCACTGTTTCTCATGGGGCTAGAGCTAGCTTTGTTTCCGTTGGGAGAAACCATGGCGATGCAGCTCACTGAGCCTGAATTTCTGCAAGAGTTTAAAATGTCATCTCAGCTAACATTAAGTTGGCTCGATTATTACTGGGTCTACCTGTTCGCATTTTGTATTGGGTTTAGCACAACCGTAGCAGAACCTTCACTTATTGCGGTCGCGATCAAAGCGAACCAAGTATCCGGTGGTGCTATTAAAGTGAATGGCCTGCGTTTTGCTGTGGCTCTTGGCGTGGCCGTTGGCATTTCATTGGGAAGTTATCGAATCGTGGTTGGAGACCCTATACAGTATTACATCATCACTGGGTACATCTTAGTGGTTATCCAAACCTATTTTGCTCCCAAAATGATCGTACCTTTGGCTTACGATTCGGGTGGCGTAACAACGTCTACGGTTACTGTTCCTCTAGTAACGGCTCTCGGGCTCGGACTGGCCTCAACGGTGCCAGGGAGAAACCCTGTTATTGATGGTTTTGGGCTAATCGCATTCGCTAGCTTATTTCCAATCATTTCAGTCATGGGGTATGCACAAATCACAAACTGGTTGAATCAAAGAGCGGCAAATAAGGAGAACGAAAATGCGGTTTAA
- a CDS encoding DUF1538 domain-containing protein — translation MQTILAMSRAMLSSLRDLLPIICVIGFFQLVVLQEPLPNLVPTLIGLFFVVVGLTFFVFGLELGLFPIGEAMAQSFARKGSVVWLLIFAFCLGFGTTIAEPALTAVAQEAAEVASEGGVIASDEDAMESYADGLRLTVAFSVGIAIVIGVIRILKGWPIHFMIIGGYLGIVVLTAFAPDTIIGIAYDSGGVTTSTITVPLVTALGVGLASAIKGRNPMIDGFGLIAFASLLPMMFVMVYGMVVS, via the coding sequence ATGCAAACAATACTCGCAATGTCACGTGCAATGCTCTCTAGTTTGAGAGATCTACTGCCTATTATCTGTGTCATTGGTTTTTTTCAGCTGGTGGTACTGCAAGAGCCTTTGCCCAACCTTGTTCCGACCCTGATTGGCTTGTTTTTCGTTGTTGTTGGCCTGACGTTTTTTGTTTTCGGGTTGGAGCTGGGGTTGTTTCCTATTGGTGAAGCCATGGCGCAGTCTTTTGCGAGAAAAGGCAGCGTTGTTTGGTTGCTTATCTTTGCTTTTTGTTTGGGGTTCGGAACCACCATAGCCGAACCGGCATTAACTGCTGTTGCACAAGAAGCCGCAGAGGTCGCTTCAGAAGGTGGGGTGATCGCCTCCGATGAAGATGCAATGGAAAGCTATGCGGATGGCCTGCGCTTAACCGTCGCTTTTTCCGTTGGTATCGCCATCGTAATTGGCGTAATTCGAATACTGAAAGGTTGGCCAATTCACTTTATGATCATAGGTGGCTACCTAGGTATTGTCGTTTTAACGGCATTCGCGCCCGATACAATCATAGGTATCGCTTATGATTCTGGTGGCGTGACAACATCAACGATTACTGTCCCGTTAGTGACCGCATTAGGTGTCGGGTTGGCTTCAGCAATTAAAGGGCGAAATCCAATGATTGATGGCTTTGGTCTTATCGCATTTGCGTCATTACTGCCCATGATGTTCGTTATGGTGTACGGGATGGTCGTGTCATGA
- a CDS encoding TIGR01777 family oxidoreductase, translating to MHILLTGGTGFVGAELIKHLAGHHITLLTRNTISAKKKLHHADFGNIVYLSDLNELSELNHIDAVVNLAGEPIADKRWSSEQKHTICHSRWEITEKIVSLIHASTNPPSVFISGSAVGYYGDQQQHPFDESLHIHDEAFPHHVCAKWEAIAKRAQSNLTRVCVLRTGVVLGKDGGALQKMLFPYKMGLGGPIGSGKQYMPWIHMQDMVRGISYLLNTEHALGDFNFCAPHPVQNKVFSRALARSLKRPHLLFTPKWALSVLMGESSCLLFDSIRAKPKHLTELGFKFTYSRIEPALNNLLQHS from the coding sequence ATGCACATATTGCTTACCGGTGGAACCGGATTTGTTGGGGCTGAGCTCATCAAGCACTTGGCAGGACACCACATTACTTTATTGACTCGAAATACGATCTCCGCAAAAAAAAAGCTCCATCACGCCGACTTTGGCAATATTGTGTACCTTTCTGATCTTAACGAGTTAAGCGAGCTCAACCATATTGATGCCGTAGTAAACCTAGCAGGCGAACCCATTGCCGACAAACGCTGGAGCTCCGAGCAAAAACACACCATTTGCCACAGCCGATGGGAAATCACCGAAAAGATTGTCTCCTTAATACATGCGAGCACCAACCCTCCTTCCGTATTTATCAGTGGCTCGGCCGTTGGTTACTATGGAGACCAACAACAGCACCCTTTTGATGAGTCACTGCACATTCATGATGAAGCGTTTCCTCATCATGTCTGCGCTAAATGGGAAGCCATTGCTAAGCGGGCGCAATCCAATCTAACCCGTGTTTGTGTACTACGAACAGGTGTTGTACTAGGAAAGGACGGAGGAGCCCTGCAAAAAATGCTGTTCCCTTATAAAATGGGGCTTGGAGGACCAATTGGCAGTGGAAAGCAATACATGCCGTGGATTCATATGCAAGATATGGTGAGAGGCATCAGTTATCTACTCAACACCGAACATGCCTTAGGTGACTTTAATTTTTGCGCGCCTCACCCGGTTCAGAACAAAGTATTTAGTCGAGCGCTTGCTCGGTCACTTAAGCGGCCTCATTTACTATTCACTCCTAAATGGGCTCTCTCCGTCCTGATGGGAGAATCTTCTTGCTTGTTGTTTGATAGCATTCGAGCCAAGCCAAAACACTTAACTGAGTTGGGCTTTAAGTTCACTTATTCACGAATCGAACCAGCCCTCAATAACTTGTTACAGCACTCATGA
- a CDS encoding SDR family oxidoreductase, with protein MTKSILITGCSSGIGYTCAHALHAKGYHVIASCRRQSDVEKLQGQGLKCIQLNMDSVNSIDQAVAEVLLLTNGKLDVLFNNAAYGQAGALEDLPTQALRDQFETNFFGWHHLVKGILPSMRNHNSGRIIQNSSVLGFAAMRYRGAYNASKFALEGWTDTLRLELMDTNIHISLIQPGPIETQFRANALAKFRQWINIETSAHRQQYLIQVERLASKASGNDFTLPSEAIVAPLLHAIESDNPKIRYPITTPTKVFAILKRILPTRLLDQLLLKAG; from the coding sequence ATGACGAAATCTATCCTGATCACTGGGTGTTCTTCAGGTATTGGTTATACATGTGCTCACGCTTTACATGCTAAAGGCTATCACGTTATCGCTTCATGCCGCCGTCAAAGCGATGTCGAAAAATTACAAGGTCAAGGGCTCAAGTGTATTCAGCTTAATATGGATTCTGTTAATAGCATTGATCAGGCCGTAGCAGAGGTGCTCCTGCTGACCAACGGAAAGCTCGATGTGCTTTTCAATAATGCAGCCTATGGTCAAGCAGGTGCATTAGAAGACCTTCCAACTCAAGCGCTACGAGATCAATTCGAAACCAATTTTTTTGGCTGGCACCACTTAGTCAAGGGCATTTTACCGAGTATGAGAAACCACAACAGCGGACGAATTATCCAAAATAGTTCCGTATTAGGTTTTGCGGCCATGCGTTACCGAGGGGCTTACAACGCGTCAAAATTTGCTCTTGAGGGCTGGACTGATACTCTACGCCTAGAGTTAATGGATACCAATATTCATATATCTCTCATCCAACCAGGCCCAATAGAAACCCAGTTTCGAGCCAACGCTTTAGCAAAATTTCGCCAGTGGATAAACATAGAAACCAGTGCTCATCGCCAGCAATACCTGATCCAGGTTGAACGGTTAGCCAGTAAAGCATCAGGCAATGACTTTACGCTCCCATCGGAAGCCATTGTCGCTCCGTTATTACACGCTATCGAATCGGATAACCCAAAAATTCGTTATCCCATAACCACGCCAACCAAGGTATTTGCAATCCTCAAGCGAATTCTACCAACCAGACTACTTGATCAACTTTTGCTCAAAGCTGGTTAA